One genomic window of Pseudoxanthomonas sp. includes the following:
- a CDS encoding oligopeptide:H+ symporter has protein sequence MPAQPVSDQPIAAPPVRDDFLGHPKGVYVCFFTEMWERFSFYGMKALLLLYLTKYHLFGDNAGYDLLGAYGGLVYCIPVIGGVLADRWLGMRKAVIFGGILLVAGHVGMAFEGHAAVNTAGTVVRDEGSLRITYLSLALIIMGVGFLKPNISTIVGKLYADDDPRRDSGFSLFYAGINLGSLFASLVCGYLGEVFGWRYGFGAAGIGMLAGLAMFLWGQKYLHGHAEPSNPASLKERVAGLPREWLIYLAGIVGVLPIAWLMWATANGAFSLGGEVTLAQLLMLVVLAGVLVWFGWFLATQCTSEQRRQMGALMALIFMALVFFTLYEQTYGSWVTFTDRLLTKDIVPSLVITGGTPLPWSIVSLVLAPLAFVVSASLSDRNPDSSAPRAVFAIATLVIVVLLVRDCLVLPQTAGSLTYLGALFLVLLAPLFAALWGWLDQRGLDPSKPVKSAWGLLLAGASFIPLALAAQHVGNTGQMASVWWLVAAYFVLELGEMCLSPVGLSAVSQLAMKRVVSLMMGTWFLATAFSEMLAAQFGKLAAIDVPEGETMNLVDAASKYAHLFWLLMWIGLGCGIVALLAAPLLKWMMRPHR, from the coding sequence GTGCCTGCCCAGCCAGTGTCAGACCAGCCTATCGCTGCCCCACCCGTCCGCGACGATTTCCTCGGCCACCCCAAAGGCGTCTACGTCTGCTTCTTCACCGAAATGTGGGAGCGCTTCTCCTTCTACGGGATGAAGGCGCTGCTGCTGCTCTACCTGACCAAGTACCACCTGTTCGGCGACAACGCCGGCTACGACCTGCTGGGTGCCTACGGCGGGCTGGTGTACTGCATCCCGGTGATCGGCGGGGTGCTGGCCGACCGCTGGCTGGGCATGCGCAAGGCGGTGATCTTCGGCGGCATCCTGCTGGTCGCAGGGCACGTGGGCATGGCCTTCGAAGGCCATGCCGCGGTCAACACCGCCGGCACCGTGGTGCGCGATGAGGGCTCGCTGCGCATCACTTACCTGTCGCTGGCCTTGATCATCATGGGCGTGGGCTTTTTGAAGCCCAATATCTCCACCATCGTCGGCAAGCTCTATGCCGATGACGATCCGCGTCGCGATTCGGGCTTCTCGCTGTTCTACGCCGGGATCAACCTGGGATCGCTGTTTGCCTCGCTGGTGTGCGGCTATCTGGGCGAGGTCTTCGGCTGGCGCTACGGTTTCGGCGCGGCCGGCATCGGCATGCTGGCCGGCCTGGCGATGTTCCTGTGGGGCCAGAAATACCTGCATGGCCATGCCGAGCCTTCCAACCCCGCCTCGTTGAAAGAACGGGTCGCCGGCCTGCCGCGCGAATGGCTGATCTACCTGGCCGGCATCGTCGGCGTGCTGCCGATTGCCTGGCTGATGTGGGCCACGGCCAACGGCGCGTTCTCGCTGGGCGGCGAAGTCACCCTGGCGCAACTGCTGATGCTGGTGGTGCTGGCTGGCGTGCTGGTGTGGTTCGGCTGGTTCCTGGCCACCCAGTGCACGTCCGAACAGCGCCGGCAGATGGGCGCGCTGATGGCGCTGATCTTCATGGCGCTGGTGTTCTTCACCCTGTACGAGCAGACCTACGGATCCTGGGTGACCTTCACCGACCGCTTGCTGACCAAGGACATCGTGCCGTCGCTGGTGATCACCGGTGGCACCCCGCTGCCCTGGTCGATCGTGTCGCTGGTGCTGGCGCCGCTGGCGTTCGTGGTCTCGGCATCGCTGTCGGACCGCAATCCGGATTCGTCGGCACCACGCGCGGTGTTCGCCATCGCCACCCTGGTGATTGTGGTGCTGCTGGTGCGCGACTGCCTGGTGCTGCCGCAGACCGCCGGCTCGCTGACCTACCTGGGCGCGCTGTTCCTGGTGCTGCTGGCGCCGCTGTTCGCCGCGCTGTGGGGCTGGCTGGACCAGCGCGGGCTGGATCCCTCCAAGCCGGTCAAATCAGCCTGGGGCCTGCTGTTGGCCGGCGCATCCTTCATTCCGCTGGCGCTGGCCGCGCAGCACGTGGGTAACACCGGCCAGATGGCCAGCGTGTGGTGGTTGGTCGCGGCGTATTTCGTGCTGGAACTGGGCGAGATGTGCCTGTCACCCGTGGGCCTGTCGGCCGTGAGCCAACTGGCGATGAAGCGCGTGGTCAGCCTGATGATGGGCACCTGGTTCCTGGCCACCGCATTCTCGGAAATGCTGGCCGCGCAGTTCGGCAAGCTGGCCGCCATCGACGTCCCCGAAGGCGAAACGATGAACCTGGTCGATGCCGCATCCAAATACGCGCACCTGTTTTGGCTGCTGATGTGGATCGGCCTGGGCTGCGGCATCGTCGCCCTGCTCGCCGCGCCACTGCTGAAATGGATGATGCGGCCGCATCGCTGA
- the rfbB gene encoding dTDP-glucose 4,6-dehydratase, with protein sequence MQTWLVTGGAGFIGGNFVLEAVGQGVRVINLDALTYAGNLDTLSSLEGNPNHVFAQGDIGDSALVARLLAQYTPDAVVNFAAESHVDRSIDGPGAFIQTNVVGTLGLLEAVRDYWKALAEPARSAFRFLHVSTDEVYGSLGDTGKFTEETPYAPNSPYSASKAASDHLVRAFHHTYGLPVLTTNCSNNYGPYHFPEKLIPLVIAKALAGEPLPVYGDGRNVRDWLFVSDHCSAIRTVLAKGQVGETYNVGGNAERQNIEVVQSICALLDQRRPREDGQPRSCQISYVTDRPGHDRRYAIDATKLKEQLGWEPQHTFEEGIATTVDWYLDNQAWVTRVLDGSYCMERIGTSA encoded by the coding sequence GTGCAGACTTGGCTGGTTACCGGCGGCGCCGGTTTCATTGGTGGGAATTTCGTGCTCGAGGCCGTGGGCCAGGGCGTTCGGGTGATCAACCTGGATGCGCTGACGTACGCGGGCAACCTGGACACGTTGTCTTCGCTGGAGGGCAACCCGAACCACGTGTTTGCCCAGGGCGACATCGGCGACAGCGCATTGGTCGCCAGGCTGCTGGCCCAGTACACGCCGGATGCCGTGGTGAACTTCGCTGCCGAGAGTCACGTCGACCGCTCGATCGACGGCCCGGGTGCGTTCATCCAGACCAATGTCGTTGGCACGCTGGGGCTGCTGGAAGCGGTGCGCGATTACTGGAAGGCGTTGGCTGAGCCGGCCAGGTCGGCATTCCGTTTCCTGCATGTCTCCACCGACGAGGTGTATGGCTCGCTGGGCGATACAGGCAAGTTCACCGAGGAAACCCCGTACGCACCGAACTCGCCGTATTCGGCGTCCAAGGCGGCCTCGGACCATCTGGTACGCGCGTTCCACCACACCTACGGGCTGCCGGTGCTGACCACCAACTGCTCGAACAACTACGGCCCGTATCACTTCCCCGAGAAGCTGATCCCGCTGGTGATCGCCAAGGCGCTGGCCGGCGAACCGCTGCCGGTCTACGGCGATGGCAGGAATGTGCGCGATTGGTTGTTCGTCAGCGACCACTGCAGCGCGATCCGCACGGTGCTGGCCAAGGGCCAGGTGGGCGAGACCTACAACGTCGGTGGCAATGCCGAGCGCCAGAACATCGAAGTGGTGCAGTCCATCTGCGCGCTGCTGGATCAGCGTCGTCCACGCGAGGACGGCCAGCCGCGCAGCTGCCAGATCAGCTACGTCACCGACCGCCCCGGCCACGACCGCCGCTATGCGATCGATGCGACGAAGCTGAAGGAACAACTTGGCTGGGAGCCGCAGCATACCTTCGAGGAAGGCATCGCCACCACCGTCGACTGGTACCTGGACAACCAGGCCTGGGTGACACGCGTGCTGGATGGCAGCTATTGCATGGAACGTATCGGCACGTCGGCCTGA
- the rfbC gene encoding dTDP-4-dehydrorhamnose 3,5-epimerase — MKVIETSLPGCRIIEPAVFGDERGFFFESWNAQRYGELGLPSSFVQSNVSSSTKGVLRGLHYQWPNPQGKLVSVLEGEVYDVAVDIRRGSPHFGKWAAVLLSAENKRQFWIPEGFAHGFAVVSERAIFSYMCTAPYDKAADAGVRWDDPAIGIDWPIGDPNLSEKDAKAPLLAEVAAERLPVYTA; from the coding sequence GTGAAAGTCATTGAAACCTCGTTGCCTGGCTGCAGGATCATCGAGCCGGCGGTGTTCGGCGACGAACGCGGCTTCTTCTTCGAAAGCTGGAATGCGCAGCGCTATGGCGAGCTGGGCCTGCCGAGCAGCTTCGTCCAGAGCAACGTGTCCTCATCGACCAAGGGCGTGCTGCGTGGCCTGCATTACCAGTGGCCCAATCCGCAGGGCAAGCTGGTCAGCGTGCTGGAAGGTGAGGTCTACGACGTCGCGGTGGACATCCGCCGCGGTTCGCCGCATTTCGGCAAGTGGGCGGCGGTGCTGCTGAGCGCGGAGAACAAGCGCCAGTTCTGGATCCCGGAAGGCTTCGCCCACGGATTCGCGGTGGTGTCCGAACGGGCGATCTTCAGCTACATGTGCACCGCGCCGTACGACAAGGCCGCCGACGCGGGTGTGCGCTGGGACGATCCAGCCATCGGCATCGACTGGCCGATCGGCGATCCGAACCTGTCCGAGAAGGACGCCAAGGCGCCGTTGCTGGCTGAGGTCGCGGCCGAGCGCCTGCCGGTCTACACCGCATGA
- the rfbA gene encoding glucose-1-phosphate thymidylyltransferase RfbA, whose translation MKQRKGIILAGGSGTRLYPLTQAISKQLLPVYDKPMIYYPLSVLMLAGIREVLIINTPHEQALFKTLLGDGSQWGMKIEYAVQPSPDGLAQAFLIGRGFLNGAPSCLVLGDNIFHGHGLTELLARADAREQGATVFGYYVRDPERYGVAEFDDNNRVIGLEEKPAEPRSNYAVTGLYFYDGKACDYAAALRPSPRGELEITDLNKLYLEQGDLHLEPLGRGYAWLDTGTHRSLLEASTFIEAVEVRQGLRVCCPEEIAYINRWIDDAQLEKLAAPLIKSGYGEYLLSLRGRKVIL comes from the coding sequence ATGAAGCAACGCAAGGGCATTATCCTCGCGGGCGGCTCGGGCACGCGCCTGTATCCGCTGACCCAGGCGATCAGCAAGCAGCTGTTGCCGGTCTACGACAAGCCGATGATCTATTACCCGCTCAGCGTGCTGATGCTGGCGGGGATTCGTGAAGTGCTGATCATCAACACCCCGCACGAGCAGGCGCTGTTCAAGACGCTGCTGGGTGATGGTTCGCAGTGGGGCATGAAGATCGAGTACGCCGTGCAGCCGAGCCCGGATGGGCTGGCGCAGGCGTTCCTGATCGGGCGTGGGTTCCTGAATGGGGCGCCGAGCTGCCTGGTACTGGGCGACAACATCTTTCACGGCCATGGCCTGACCGAGCTGCTGGCGCGGGCCGACGCGCGCGAACAGGGGGCAACGGTATTCGGTTACTACGTGCGCGATCCGGAGCGCTACGGCGTGGCCGAGTTCGATGACAACAACCGCGTGATCGGGCTGGAAGAAAAGCCGGCCGAGCCGCGCTCGAATTATGCGGTGACCGGCCTGTACTTCTACGACGGGAAGGCCTGCGATTACGCCGCCGCGCTCAGGCCCTCGCCGCGTGGGGAGCTTGAGATCACCGACCTCAACAAGCTGTACCTCGAACAGGGTGACCTGCACTTGGAGCCGCTGGGCCGTGGCTATGCCTGGCTGGACACCGGGACGCATCGTTCGCTGTTGGAGGCCAGCACCTTCATCGAGGCGGTCGAGGTTCGCCAGGGACTACGTGTGTGCTGCCCGGAAGAGATCGCCTACATCAATCGCTGGATCGACGATGCCCAGCTTGAAAAGCTCGCCGCGCCCTTGATCAAGAGCGGCTATGGCGAATACCTGCTGTCCCTGCGCGGTCGCAAGGTGATCCTGTGA
- the rfbD gene encoding dTDP-4-dehydrorhamnose reductase: protein MKLLVLGANGQVGFELLRALKPLGEVVATTRTGLLEDGTPCEVADFDQPQSLGTLVERIAPDVVVNAAAWTAVDKAEAEPEAAARANAEAPGVLAQACATRGALLVHYSTDYVFPGDGSAPYREDDATAPLGVYGATKLAGEEAIRASGARHMIFRTAWVYATRGGNFLRTMLRVGAQRDQLGVVADQVGTPTPAWLIADATVAAIAHAQGRSGTWHLTASGVTSWHGFAEAIFAEAVARGLLERAPQVAAITTAEYPTPAKRPAYSCLDNTRFQQDFGFALPQWQAGLAQVMDALRR from the coding sequence ATGAAGCTGCTGGTCCTGGGCGCGAACGGGCAGGTCGGCTTCGAGCTGCTGCGTGCATTGAAACCGCTGGGCGAGGTGGTCGCGACCACGCGTACGGGCTTGCTGGAAGACGGCACGCCGTGCGAAGTGGCGGACTTCGACCAGCCGCAGTCCCTGGGCACGCTGGTCGAACGCATCGCGCCGGATGTGGTGGTCAATGCCGCGGCCTGGACCGCGGTGGACAAGGCCGAAGCCGAACCCGAAGCCGCAGCGCGCGCAAACGCTGAAGCACCGGGCGTGCTGGCCCAGGCCTGTGCCACGCGCGGCGCGTTGCTGGTGCATTACTCCACCGATTACGTGTTCCCCGGTGATGGCAGCGCGCCGTATCGCGAAGACGATGCCACCGCGCCACTCGGTGTTTACGGGGCGACCAAGCTGGCCGGCGAAGAGGCGATCCGTGCCTCCGGCGCACGCCATATGATCTTCCGCACCGCCTGGGTGTATGCGACGCGCGGCGGCAACTTCCTGCGCACGATGCTGCGCGTGGGGGCACAGCGCGACCAGCTTGGCGTGGTGGCCGACCAGGTCGGCACGCCGACGCCGGCCTGGCTGATCGCCGATGCCACAGTCGCGGCCATCGCCCATGCGCAGGGTAGGTCCGGTACCTGGCACCTCACCGCCAGCGGCGTCACCAGCTGGCATGGGTTCGCCGAGGCGATCTTTGCCGAAGCGGTTGCACGCGGGCTGCTGGAACGTGCGCCGCAGGTGGCCGCGATCACCACGGCCGAATATCCGACGCCGGCAAAACGCCCGGCCTACTCCTGCCTGGACAACACGCGTTTCCAGCAGGACTTCGGCTTTGCTTTGCCGCAGTGGCAAGCCGGGCTGGCGCAGGTGATGGACGCTTTGCGGCGCTGA